Proteins encoded by one window of Salicibibacter halophilus:
- the glmU gene encoding bifunctional UDP-N-acetylglucosamine diphosphorylase/glucosamine-1-phosphate N-acetyltransferase GlmU, with product MDNRYAIVLAAGKGTRMKSKKPKVLHAVGGKPMVSHVVEQVQAAGFEQTAVVIGHEGEQVQQALGNEVDVVWQTERLGTGHAVKQAEPLLGNKKGVTLVISADTPMISAVTMQALSDHHEHSGAAVTVLTARVEDPTGLGRVIRDTRTGDVEKIVEHKDATAKERGISEINTATYCIDNEALFSALEEVTNDNAQQEYYLPDVIEILKTRGEKVSAWETPDASEALGVNDRVALADAEKVMQRRINEYWMKQGVTFVDPDYTYVSADAELSPDTTLYPGTILRGQTVVGEGCVIGPHSDISDSAIAGFTTINQSTVCSSAIGEHVHIGPFAHIRPETNIANGAKVGNFVEIKKSNIGKDSKANHLSYIGDADVGEDVNLGCGAITVNYDGKEKHLTTIEDGSFIGCNANLIAPVTVGKNSFVAAGSTITENVPGEALSIARSRQSNKEGYMKDK from the coding sequence ATGGACAATCGATATGCAATCGTTCTTGCAGCAGGCAAGGGGACACGTATGAAATCAAAAAAACCAAAGGTTTTGCATGCCGTAGGCGGCAAGCCGATGGTTTCCCATGTAGTCGAGCAAGTGCAGGCCGCCGGTTTTGAACAAACCGCCGTAGTGATTGGTCACGAAGGCGAACAAGTGCAACAAGCCTTGGGAAATGAGGTTGACGTTGTCTGGCAAACCGAGCGTTTGGGGACGGGGCATGCCGTTAAGCAGGCTGAACCCCTGCTTGGAAATAAAAAGGGCGTAACGCTAGTGATAAGCGCTGATACGCCGATGATTTCAGCCGTTACTATGCAAGCGCTCAGCGACCACCATGAGCACAGCGGTGCGGCGGTAACCGTTTTAACTGCTCGTGTGGAGGATCCCACGGGACTCGGACGTGTAATTCGCGATACGCGGACGGGGGATGTGGAAAAAATCGTTGAACATAAAGATGCAACCGCCAAGGAACGGGGGATATCTGAAATCAATACAGCCACCTATTGCATTGATAACGAAGCGCTTTTTTCTGCGCTTGAAGAAGTTACCAATGATAATGCCCAGCAAGAATATTATTTGCCGGATGTCATTGAAATTCTCAAAACACGAGGAGAGAAGGTCTCGGCTTGGGAAACGCCCGATGCTTCCGAGGCGCTGGGGGTTAATGACCGTGTGGCATTGGCGGATGCCGAAAAAGTGATGCAAAGGCGAATCAATGAATATTGGATGAAGCAAGGCGTTACTTTTGTGGACCCTGACTATACATATGTGTCCGCCGATGCAGAATTAAGTCCTGATACGACGCTTTATCCGGGGACGATATTACGCGGGCAAACCGTGGTTGGAGAAGGCTGCGTCATCGGTCCCCACTCGGATATCAGCGATAGCGCCATTGCAGGCTTTACGACGATCAATCAATCGACGGTTTGCTCAAGCGCCATTGGGGAACACGTTCATATTGGCCCATTCGCGCATATTCGACCGGAAACGAACATCGCTAATGGGGCAAAAGTGGGCAACTTCGTGGAAATAAAAAAATCAAATATCGGGAAAGATTCGAAAGCGAACCATTTGAGCTATATCGGAGATGCCGACGTTGGCGAGGACGTCAACCTTGGATGCGGCGCGATTACCGTCAATTACGACGGAAAAGAAAAACATTTGACGACCATTGAAGATGGATCGTTCATCGGTTGCAACGCGAATCTTATTGCACCGGTAACCGTCGGAAAAAACTCATTTGTTGCCGCCGGGTCAACGATTACTGAAAATGTGCCCGGAGAAGCGTTGTCCATTGCACGATCACGTCAATCGAATAAAGAAGGTTACATGAAAGATAAATAA
- the spoVG gene encoding septation regulator SpoVG → MEVTDVRLRRVNTSGRMRAISSITFDQEFVVHDIRVIDGNNGLFVAMPSKRTPDGEFRDIAHPISSRTREKIQTAVLEEYERQGDYAKYEEAGAS, encoded by the coding sequence ATGGAAGTTACCGATGTAAGACTTCGCAGAGTAAATACATCCGGTCGTATGCGAGCCATTTCTTCCATTACCTTCGACCAGGAATTTGTAGTTCATGACATTCGTGTGATCGATGGAAACAACGGGTTATTCGTTGCAATGCCGAGTAAGCGGACCCCTGACGGCGAATTTAGAGACATCGCCCACCCGATTTCTTCCCGGACGCGTGAGAAAATCCAGACAGCTGTGTTGGAAGAATACGAACGGCAAGGGGACTATGCAAAATATGAGGAAGCGGGGGCTTCTTAA
- a CDS encoding RidA family protein produces the protein MKTVYTNQAPEAIGPYSQGVIVNNLFYSSGQIPLTPNMEIVGDGIHEQTEQVLKNVQAVLKEAGASIESVVKTTIFIKNMDDFPVINEIYGRYFDEHQPARSCVEVARLPKDVQIEIEVIALVNE, from the coding sequence ATGAAAACCGTTTATACGAATCAAGCCCCTGAAGCGATCGGCCCGTATTCCCAAGGAGTTATTGTAAACAACCTCTTTTACAGCTCGGGCCAAATCCCCCTAACGCCGAACATGGAAATTGTCGGGGACGGCATTCATGAACAAACAGAGCAAGTGCTGAAAAACGTGCAGGCCGTGTTGAAAGAAGCAGGAGCATCCATCGAATCGGTCGTTAAAACGACGATTTTTATTAAAAATATGGATGATTTTCCCGTTATTAACGAAATTTACGGGCGTTATTTTGATGAACATCAACCGGCACGCTCTTGTGTTGAAGTGGCGAGGCTGCCAAAAGATGTCCAAATCGAAATTGAAGTGATTGCATTGGTAAACGAATAA
- the purR gene encoding pur operon repressor, protein MKKLKRSGRLVDMTNFLLNHPNQLIPLHHFAERYAAARSSISEDLAIVKEIFESEQMGYLTTVPGVSGGVRYEPAVSDGEAETLVDRLCRRLEEPDRLLPGGYLYMMDILGQPGWLNEIGRLLAGIYRGENIDVVMTMATKGIPLAYAVAACVDAPICIARRDHRVTEGSVVSINYVSGSANRVQTMSLARRSIPEGSNVLIVDDFMKGGGTARGMSELLTEVNARLAGIAVLVEAHRRERLIDDYISLVRLDEVNEKEKQIKATPGNYTKYLFS, encoded by the coding sequence ATGAAAAAATTAAAGCGAAGCGGTCGTCTCGTTGATATGACGAATTTTTTACTCAATCATCCGAATCAGTTGATCCCTCTCCATCATTTCGCTGAGCGTTACGCGGCCGCGAGGTCTTCGATTAGCGAGGATTTGGCTATTGTAAAAGAGATCTTTGAAAGTGAGCAAATGGGTTATTTAACGACTGTGCCGGGCGTAAGCGGGGGAGTGCGATATGAACCCGCGGTTTCTGACGGTGAGGCAGAAACCCTTGTTGATCGGCTTTGTCGACGGTTGGAGGAGCCTGACCGCTTGCTCCCGGGCGGCTATTTATACATGATGGATATCCTTGGACAACCGGGTTGGTTGAATGAAATTGGCCGTTTGTTAGCGGGAATTTATCGGGGAGAAAACATTGATGTCGTCATGACGATGGCTACCAAGGGCATTCCGTTGGCATACGCGGTTGCTGCTTGTGTGGATGCGCCGATATGCATTGCCCGACGTGATCATCGTGTCACGGAAGGGTCAGTCGTAAGCATCAATTACGTGTCCGGCTCTGCTAACCGGGTGCAAACAATGTCCCTGGCTCGCCGAAGCATCCCTGAAGGCAGCAATGTTTTAATCGTTGATGACTTCATGAAAGGAGGGGGAACGGCGAGAGGGATGAGCGAATTACTAACGGAGGTGAACGCGCGCCTCGCTGGCATTGCCGTACTTGTTGAAGCGCACCGCAGGGAAAGGCTGATCGACGATTACATCTCATTGGTCCGCCTAGATGAGGTGAATGAAAAAGAAAAACAAATTAAGGCGACTCCCGGAAACTATACAAAGTATTTATTTAGTTGA
- the ispE gene encoding 4-(cytidine 5'-diphospho)-2-C-methyl-D-erythritol kinase yields MKCSLKAPAKINLSLDVIAKRPDGYHEVEMIMTEVDLADRLDFISRDDGKIVVEMSEGYIPHDARNLAYQAAQLLKSKFQSREGVHIHIQKNIPVAAGLAGGSSDAATVLRALNKMWGLGLSKEELAELGATIGSDVAFCVHGGTAKATGRGEKIEKLPAPPPCWVILAKPPIGVSTGEIYQQISVPGRYHSPAAEMEDAIYAKDYGRICDQLHNDLETVTLDLYPEVRRIKQRMIESGVDAALMSGSGPTVFGLVKHENQVNRVYNALRGFCEHVYAVRLLTTNTC; encoded by the coding sequence TTGAAGTGTTCGCTAAAAGCCCCTGCTAAAATAAATTTATCGTTGGATGTGATTGCCAAACGTCCGGATGGCTATCACGAAGTGGAAATGATTATGACCGAAGTGGACTTGGCCGATCGTCTGGACTTTATATCACGGGACGATGGAAAAATCGTCGTGGAAATGTCAGAAGGATATATCCCCCACGATGCACGCAATCTCGCCTATCAAGCAGCGCAATTGCTAAAATCAAAATTTCAGTCGCGCGAAGGTGTGCATATTCATATTCAAAAAAATATCCCGGTAGCAGCGGGGCTGGCAGGAGGAAGCAGTGATGCAGCGACGGTTTTACGAGCACTGAATAAGATGTGGGGACTTGGTCTTTCGAAAGAAGAGCTTGCGGAGTTAGGTGCAACCATCGGATCCGATGTCGCTTTTTGTGTGCATGGCGGTACGGCAAAAGCAACCGGACGCGGTGAAAAAATAGAAAAACTGCCGGCGCCGCCCCCTTGTTGGGTGATATTGGCAAAACCTCCGATTGGCGTTTCGACAGGAGAGATTTATCAACAAATTTCTGTACCCGGCCGCTATCATTCTCCGGCTGCCGAAATGGAGGATGCCATTTACGCCAAAGATTATGGTCGGATTTGCGATCAGCTCCACAATGACTTGGAAACCGTGACGCTCGACCTTTATCCGGAAGTTCGGCGCATTAAGCAGCGTATGATTGAGTCCGGCGTGGATGCAGCATTGATGAGCGGGAGCGGACCGACCGTGTTCGGGCTCGTCAAACATGAAAATCAGGTGAATCGTGTTTACAATGCGCTTCGCGGTTTTTGTGAACATGTGTATGCCGTCCGACTCCTGACGACCAATACTTGCTAA
- a CDS encoding small, acid-soluble spore protein, alpha/beta type, producing MSRKRGIMSDALKEEIAKEIGIYDTVQQEGWGGIKSKDAGNMVKKAVEMAEKDLEPKHH from the coding sequence TTGAGCCGGAAGCGCGGAATCATGTCAGATGCTTTGAAAGAAGAGATCGCCAAAGAAATCGGAATTTATGATACGGTCCAACAAGAAGGTTGGGGCGGAATTAAGTCAAAAGATGCCGGTAACATGGTGAAAAAGGCTGTGGAAATGGCTGAAAAAGATCTGGAACCAAAGCATCATTAA
- the veg gene encoding biofilm formation stimulator Veg produces MGKTLVEIKESLEENVGKRITLKANGGRRKIVERSGLLEGTYPSVFIVKLDQDKHKIERVSYSYTDILTETVQLTVCADEELQA; encoded by the coding sequence ATGGGTAAAACGTTAGTTGAGATTAAGGAATCCCTTGAAGAAAACGTCGGAAAACGGATTACGCTAAAAGCCAATGGCGGGCGCCGCAAAATCGTTGAGCGCTCAGGGCTGTTGGAAGGAACATACCCCTCGGTTTTTATTGTGAAATTGGATCAGGATAAGCACAAAATTGAACGTGTATCCTATAGTTACACGGATATTTTGACGGAAACCGTCCAACTTACGGTTTGCGCAGATGAAGAGCTGCAAGCGTAA
- the yabG gene encoding sporulation peptidase YabG: MPLEIGDLVTRYSYNEDILFRITRIHNDGTYELKGEDLRLVADAPHEDLNKIDDDERAKREKEQQKKEEQCYHLFRQDFRLLREKSDYEMSPNYSTTSPLYFEMRGRVLHLDGDPAYLQKCKLMYERLGIPVYGAHMKETEMQNQVASLLEMVQPEILVITGHDAYSEAQGSQRDKKAYRHSYAFAQAVREARKVVPQLDDLIIFAGACQSYFETLIRAGANFASSPARVNIHALDPVYIAAKVSMTPFMNRVQLYEILRNTLSGDDGLGGIDTKGVLRRGMPLRDETEM, from the coding sequence ATGCCATTAGAGATCGGTGATCTCGTCACCCGTTATTCCTACAACGAAGATATCTTATTTCGGATTACGCGCATTCACAATGATGGCACGTACGAGTTGAAAGGTGAGGATTTACGGTTGGTTGCGGATGCGCCACATGAAGATTTGAATAAGATTGATGACGATGAACGGGCTAAACGGGAAAAAGAACAACAAAAAAAAGAAGAGCAGTGTTATCATCTTTTTCGGCAAGATTTCCGTTTGCTTAGAGAAAAAAGCGATTATGAAATGTCGCCAAACTATTCAACCACCAGTCCCCTCTACTTTGAGATGAGGGGGCGTGTTTTGCACTTGGATGGGGATCCGGCTTATTTACAAAAATGCAAGCTAATGTATGAACGGTTGGGGATTCCCGTGTACGGTGCCCATATGAAAGAGACGGAGATGCAAAACCAAGTGGCATCCCTTCTGGAAATGGTGCAGCCGGAAATCCTTGTTATCACCGGTCATGATGCATATTCAGAAGCGCAGGGAAGCCAAAGAGATAAAAAAGCCTATCGTCATTCTTATGCTTTTGCACAGGCGGTAAGGGAAGCCCGAAAAGTTGTTCCGCAATTGGATGATCTCATTATTTTCGCCGGAGCCTGCCAATCTTACTTCGAAACGCTTATCCGAGCAGGCGCGAATTTTGCGAGCTCCCCGGCGCGTGTGAATATTCACGCCCTTGATCCGGTTTATATTGCCGCAAAAGTGAGCATGACACCTTTTATGAATCGTGTGCAGTTGTATGAAATTCTGCGTAATACCCTCTCGGGTGATGATGGGTTGGGAGGCATTGATACAAAAGGGGTTTTGCGACGCGGCATGCCTTTGCGTGACGAAACGGAAATGTAA
- the rsmA gene encoding 16S rRNA (adenine(1518)-N(6)/adenine(1519)-N(6))-dimethyltransferase RsmA, translated as MTKEIATPSRTREIMDKHHLSFKKSLGQNFMLDGNILNKMVDATEVTAEDGVIEVGAGIGALTEKFAKRAKKVVAFEIDQRFIPVLADTLSAYDNIEVRHQDILQADLQELFTTTFKDVRHVIAAGNLPYYVTTPILMGFLERKLPIKSLTVMIQKEVSERLAAVPGTKAYGSLSIAAQYYAETEEIMTVPATVFMPRPNVDSTIIRFRIRNQPAVHVEDERLFFDVIKAAFAQRRKTLSNNLRQWLGKKTVQTDVHEVFHLAGIDGKRRAETLTLAEFATLADVLSNKGL; from the coding sequence ATGACAAAAGAAATCGCTACTCCGTCAAGAACAAGGGAAATTATGGATAAACACCATCTCTCTTTTAAAAAAAGCCTTGGACAAAACTTCATGCTTGACGGGAATATTTTGAATAAAATGGTGGATGCTACTGAAGTAACCGCTGAAGATGGTGTGATAGAGGTTGGAGCGGGAATCGGAGCCCTTACGGAGAAATTTGCAAAACGCGCGAAAAAAGTCGTCGCTTTTGAGATCGATCAGCGTTTCATCCCTGTACTCGCAGACACGCTTTCGGCTTACGATAATATAGAGGTTCGCCATCAGGACATCTTGCAAGCGGATTTGCAGGAACTTTTCACAACGACCTTCAAAGATGTGCGGCATGTCATTGCTGCCGGCAACCTCCCGTATTACGTCACGACACCGATCTTAATGGGGTTTCTGGAGCGGAAATTGCCGATAAAATCGTTGACGGTTATGATCCAAAAAGAAGTCAGTGAACGATTGGCTGCCGTGCCGGGCACAAAAGCATACGGTTCTTTGTCGATAGCAGCGCAATATTATGCGGAAACGGAAGAAATCATGACCGTGCCCGCGACTGTGTTTATGCCACGCCCAAATGTAGACTCGACGATTATCCGTTTCCGGATTCGAAACCAACCTGCTGTCCATGTTGAAGATGAACGTTTATTTTTCGATGTTATCAAGGCTGCGTTTGCCCAGCGGCGCAAAACGCTGTCGAACAACCTGCGGCAATGGCTCGGGAAAAAGACAGTTCAAACGGATGTACATGAAGTGTTTCACCTTGCGGGCATTGATGGGAAACGCAGGGCAGAAACGCTTACGCTTGCAGAATTTGCCACGTTGGCGGATGTTTTGTCAAATAAAGGGCTATAG
- the rnmV gene encoding ribonuclease M5 yields the protein MEKSKPVVEECIVVEGRDDTVAVQRAVQADTIETIGSSVPSHVIEKIKLAESRRGVIILTDPDYPGERIRRIVSEAVPACKHAFISKKEAKTADGKSIGIEHAQPQTIRRALEKVRKPVMHAKENTELSIEEVRAAGLLAGPDARERRALVGDHLNIGYANGKQFLKRLHIFRISRQEFQEAVAKVKQQNEESSQ from the coding sequence ATGGAAAAATCCAAGCCCGTGGTGGAAGAATGTATCGTTGTCGAAGGAAGGGATGACACTGTCGCGGTTCAACGTGCTGTCCAGGCAGACACGATTGAAACGATCGGTTCATCCGTACCTTCGCATGTGATCGAAAAGATAAAACTCGCTGAAAGCCGCCGCGGCGTCATTATACTCACCGATCCAGATTATCCCGGAGAACGGATTCGCAGGATTGTCTCTGAAGCGGTTCCCGCTTGTAAGCACGCGTTTATAAGTAAAAAAGAAGCAAAGACTGCTGACGGGAAAAGCATTGGTATCGAACATGCCCAGCCGCAAACGATCCGACGGGCACTTGAAAAAGTGCGGAAACCTGTGATGCATGCCAAAGAAAATACCGAACTATCCATCGAGGAAGTGCGTGCAGCTGGACTGCTGGCCGGCCCGGATGCGCGTGAGAGACGTGCGCTCGTTGGTGACCACCTGAATATCGGTTATGCCAATGGCAAGCAGTTTTTGAAACGATTGCATATTTTTCGTATCAGTCGACAGGAATTTCAAGAAGCCGTAGCCAAAGTGAAGCAACAAAATGAGGAGTCTTCACAATGA
- a CDS encoding TatD family hydrolase, with protein sequence MVQLFDTHVHLNVEQFGEDKEAVIDRAREAGVTMMNVVGFDRETIKGAIDLAETYSFIYATVGWHPVDAVDMAPEDLDWIESLADHSKVVAIGETGLDYHWDKSPADVQKDVFRQQIDVAKNVNLPLVIHGRESQENIVAIMEEEGLGPAGGIMHCYSGDIETARRSLELGFHISFGGPVTFKNAQMPKDVAKEVPLDRLLIETDCPFLAPHPYRGKRNEPAYVVKVAEKLAELHDMSFEQLVETTTANAKALFKITQ encoded by the coding sequence ATGGTTCAATTATTCGACACACATGTCCATTTGAATGTGGAACAGTTTGGCGAAGATAAAGAAGCGGTGATCGATCGAGCCCGTGAAGCCGGTGTTACGATGATGAATGTCGTCGGCTTTGATCGCGAGACGATCAAAGGGGCGATCGATCTAGCTGAAACGTATTCTTTTATCTATGCCACGGTCGGTTGGCATCCTGTGGACGCCGTTGATATGGCACCGGAAGATTTGGATTGGATTGAATCTTTGGCGGATCACAGCAAGGTGGTTGCGATCGGGGAAACGGGATTGGATTATCATTGGGATAAATCTCCGGCCGATGTGCAAAAAGACGTGTTTCGCCAACAAATTGATGTGGCGAAAAACGTCAACCTCCCCCTCGTCATTCATGGCCGCGAATCGCAAGAAAACATTGTCGCCATTATGGAAGAAGAGGGCCTGGGGCCTGCTGGAGGAATCATGCATTGTTACAGCGGGGATATCGAAACGGCAAGACGCTCTTTGGAGCTCGGCTTTCATATCTCTTTTGGCGGCCCGGTTACGTTTAAAAACGCGCAAATGCCGAAAGATGTTGCCAAAGAAGTCCCGCTGGATCGATTGTTGATTGAAACGGACTGTCCTTTTCTTGCGCCGCATCCCTATCGCGGAAAACGTAATGAGCCGGCCTATGTGGTAAAAGTTGCAGAAAAGCTGGCGGAACTCCATGACATGTCGTTCGAACAATTAGTGGAGACAACCACGGCGAATGCAAAGGCTTTGTTCAAAATCACTCAGTGA
- the metG gene encoding methionine--tRNA ligase: protein MSKSTFYLTTPIYYPSGKLHIGHAYTTVASDALARYKRLKGHDVMFLTGTDEHGQKIERKAEEAGTTPQAFVDGIVESIRSLWDKLDISYDDFIRTTEERHKRSVQQVVEQLKEQGDIYLSEYEGWYSVSDETYYTEIQLDDPVKENGKVVGGKSPESGHPVEWVRETSYFFRMSKYADRLLAFYEENPDFIQPETRKNEMINNFIKPGLEDLAVSRTAFSWGVPVKSDPEHVVYVWIDALLNYITALGYGTGNDEKYQQYWPADVHVVGKEIVRFHTIYWPIMLMALDLPLPKKVFGHGFVLMKDEKMSKSKGNVVYPETLVERYGLDAVRYYLLREVPFGADGLFTPEAFVDRINFDLANDLGNLLNRTIAMINKYFDGQLPEYIRDGTPYDSQLVELAYATVTKVENHMEEMEFSVALTAIWQFINRANKYIDETQPWMLAKGDEKEPLQTVMYHLAESLRYIAVLIQPFLTKAPLSIANQLGFEDQEHLLAWDSLETFAQLPAGTKVIEKGTPVFPRIDVEEEVTYITEQMTGGSGSSSGDGSESTEGLITIEDFKNVELRVAEVVAVEPVKKTDRLLKIQLDVGTEKRQVVSGIAEHYDEAALLGKKLICVSNLKPAKLKGEDSQGMILAGKADGDLRVVTVDGDLPNGTVIS, encoded by the coding sequence ATGTCTAAGTCAACGTTTTATTTAACAACACCGATCTATTATCCAAGCGGGAAATTGCATATCGGTCACGCGTACACGACGGTGGCCAGCGATGCATTGGCCCGTTACAAACGGCTGAAAGGTCACGATGTCATGTTTTTGACAGGTACAGACGAGCATGGCCAAAAAATTGAACGAAAAGCAGAGGAAGCGGGAACGACTCCTCAAGCATTTGTTGATGGTATTGTCGAGAGCATCCGCTCCCTTTGGGATAAACTGGATATTTCCTATGATGACTTTATCCGGACAACGGAAGAGCGGCATAAACGATCCGTTCAACAAGTCGTTGAGCAACTGAAAGAACAAGGGGATATTTATTTAAGCGAGTATGAAGGCTGGTATTCCGTTTCCGATGAAACGTATTATACGGAAATCCAACTTGATGATCCCGTTAAGGAAAACGGAAAAGTGGTGGGCGGAAAAAGCCCGGAAAGCGGCCATCCCGTGGAATGGGTGCGGGAAACGTCCTATTTTTTCCGGATGTCGAAGTACGCCGACCGCTTGCTTGCTTTCTATGAAGAAAATCCTGATTTTATCCAACCGGAAACACGTAAAAATGAAATGATCAACAACTTCATCAAACCGGGGCTCGAGGACCTTGCGGTCTCCCGTACGGCTTTTTCCTGGGGCGTTCCGGTCAAAAGTGATCCTGAACATGTGGTGTATGTTTGGATCGACGCATTGTTAAATTACATTACTGCACTGGGATATGGAACCGGAAATGATGAGAAATACCAACAATACTGGCCGGCGGATGTTCATGTCGTCGGAAAAGAAATCGTCCGTTTCCACACGATTTATTGGCCGATTATGCTGATGGCGCTGGATCTTCCGCTGCCGAAAAAAGTGTTTGGCCACGGCTTTGTGCTCATGAAAGATGAAAAAATGTCGAAGTCGAAAGGAAATGTCGTGTATCCGGAAACATTGGTGGAGCGGTATGGCCTGGATGCGGTTCGTTACTATTTGCTGCGTGAAGTTCCATTCGGTGCCGACGGTCTTTTTACGCCGGAAGCATTCGTTGACCGTATTAATTTTGACCTCGCGAACGACCTCGGCAACTTGTTAAACCGAACGATCGCGATGATCAATAAATATTTCGATGGCCAATTGCCGGAGTATATCCGGGACGGGACGCCCTATGACAGCCAGCTTGTGGAGCTTGCTTACGCGACGGTGACGAAGGTGGAGAACCATATGGAAGAAATGGAATTCTCCGTTGCATTAACGGCAATCTGGCAATTCATCAATCGTGCCAATAAATATATTGATGAAACGCAGCCATGGATGCTTGCAAAAGGCGATGAGAAGGAACCGCTGCAGACGGTGATGTATCATTTGGCGGAATCCCTTCGTTATATCGCCGTTTTGATCCAGCCGTTTTTGACAAAGGCTCCGCTTTCGATTGCGAATCAACTTGGTTTTGAGGATCAGGAACATTTATTGGCATGGGATTCGCTTGAAACGTTTGCCCAACTGCCCGCAGGCACAAAAGTGATTGAAAAAGGAACACCGGTGTTCCCACGCATTGATGTGGAAGAGGAAGTCACCTACATCACGGAGCAAATGACGGGTGGCAGTGGCAGTTCCTCCGGTGATGGCTCCGAAAGCACAGAAGGGCTCATTACCATTGAGGACTTTAAAAACGTTGAATTGCGAGTGGCGGAAGTCGTTGCAGTTGAGCCTGTGAAAAAAACCGATCGTTTGCTGAAAATCCAATTGGATGTGGGAACGGAAAAACGCCAAGTCGTATCGGGCATCGCCGAACACTATGATGAAGCAGCGCTTCTTGGCAAAAAGCTTATTTGCGTGAGCAATCTTAAGCCGGCAAAACTAAAAGGGGAAGATTCGCAAGGAATGATTCTAGCCGGAAAAGCGGATGGCGATTTACGCGTCGTGACGGTTGATGGCGATCTGCCAAACGGCACGGTTATTTCTTGA
- a CDS encoding AbrB/MazE/SpoVT family DNA-binding domain-containing protein — protein MKSTGIVRKVDELGRVVIPMELRKSMEIANRDAMEIYVNEDQIILKKYKPSKTCQVTGDVSNDNLSLADGNIVLSPEGAEQIIEQLQEYVEGSKSTAS, from the coding sequence ATGAAATCTACCGGCATTGTGCGAAAAGTAGATGAACTCGGTCGCGTGGTCATCCCTATGGAATTGCGGAAATCAATGGAGATCGCCAACCGGGATGCAATGGAAATTTACGTCAATGAAGATCAGATTATTTTAAAAAAATACAAGCCGTCGAAGACGTGCCAAGTCACAGGCGACGTATCCAATGATAATCTATCGCTTGCCGACGGGAACATCGTCTTAAGTCCCGAAGGCGCCGAGCAGATTATCGAACAACTTCAAGAATATGTAGAAGGTTCAAAATCTACAGCCTCTTAA
- the rsmI gene encoding 16S rRNA (cytidine(1402)-2'-O)-methyltransferase gives MLYLVPTPIGNLEDMTYRAVRVLGEVDLILAEDTRQTRKLLSHYGIHTPMKSMHEHNEEKRTSELLETLQGGEQWALVSDAGAPLVSDPGERLVNACIQAGVTVVPLPGSNAAVTALIASGFGGGPFHFHGFLPRKKKERKETLAQLGRIQVPIVFYESPYRLTATIEQLAEIWANREAVVARELTKHYEEFHRGRLEELAQIGRENGWRGECCLIVAGASDEELEEDQASLWWKEMAVPQHVKAYEEQGWGRKAALKQCAVDRKMSKNDVYAIYHGLE, from the coding sequence ATGCTTTATCTCGTTCCGACACCGATCGGAAATCTTGAGGATATGACTTATCGCGCCGTTCGTGTGCTTGGCGAAGTGGATCTGATTCTTGCAGAGGATACGCGGCAAACCCGGAAATTGCTTTCTCACTATGGCATCCATACGCCGATGAAAAGTATGCATGAACATAATGAAGAGAAAAGAACGTCCGAATTATTGGAAACCCTTCAGGGCGGCGAACAATGGGCACTTGTCAGTGATGCAGGAGCTCCCCTCGTTTCCGACCCGGGTGAACGATTGGTGAACGCTTGCATCCAAGCAGGTGTAACGGTGGTTCCTTTGCCTGGCTCAAACGCTGCCGTCACCGCTTTGATTGCCTCAGGTTTTGGCGGCGGCCCTTTTCATTTTCACGGTTTTCTCCCCCGCAAGAAAAAAGAACGGAAAGAAACGCTCGCTCAGCTTGGACGTATACAGGTGCCGATTGTTTTTTATGAATCCCCATACCGGCTTACGGCAACCATCGAGCAGCTGGCTGAAATTTGGGCTAATCGCGAAGCGGTGGTCGCCCGTGAGCTAACGAAGCATTATGAGGAGTTCCACCGCGGCCGTTTGGAAGAATTGGCACAGATTGGGCGTGAAAATGGTTGGCGAGGGGAATGTTGCTTGATTGTAGCCGGAGCGTCGGACGAGGAATTGGAGGAAGATCAAGCCTCCCTTTGGTGGAAGGAGATGGCGGTTCCTCAACATGTGAAGGCTTATGAAGAGCAAGGGTGGGGCCGAAAGGCTGCACTGAAACAGTGTGCCGTTGATCGGAAAATGAGTAAAAACGACGTGTATGCCATTTATCATGGACTGGAATAA